The Mercurialis annua linkage group LG2, ddMerAnnu1.2, whole genome shotgun sequence genome contains a region encoding:
- the LOC126667960 gene encoding uncharacterized protein LOC126667960, which translates to MDSEEQSLASRMGSTTCITDLTDDSLSEILNRITCKSTFVCKSVCKRWFNLISNPDFVSGFIAHQNRHQPPPPELLFGSFGNLTPQAQPDCLQAKPSLSFLPCFDHEKPDNVQIVGSCNDLCLCLDVEKLICYICNPFTNHFAALPPLPSRPLLAGFTCQAYYCSGGAINSEFKFEVVAVFDYDPTLSRPHIIKQAFLAKYFTSESIEWTNAVTGFIEADVILNESSLISPAVPHCNKMYWLVKNGIFYYAAYTPRRRCFRFLPKRTTWMHLGLGRDSLRLFKVYKTRMIIKEIYTLRKFSIIQVDLRNMNMPNDLRNRSITQGKFIGKVIGVSPNDPDIIYLNMDKCCVVSCNLRTDTWNKYDCDTSNLGIHNVVVLPVPYWPTPVLSFPSHS; encoded by the exons ATGGATTCAG aggAACAATCTTTGGCATCAAGAATGGGCAGTACAACATGTATTACCGATCTCACGGATGATAGTTTATCAGAAATCCTTAATCGAATTACTTGCAAGTCTACTTTCGTCTGCAAGTCAGTGTGCAAACGGTGGTTCAATCTTATTTCAAATCCTGATTTTGTTAGTGGTTTCATAGCTCACCAAAACCGCCACCAACCACCGCCACCGGAGTTGCTGTTCGGCAGCTTTGGGAATTTAACTCCCCAGGCCCAACCTGATTGTTTGCAGGCTAAGCCTTCCCTTAGTTTCTTGCCGTGTTTCGATCACGAGAAACCTGACAATGTTCAAATTGTGGGTTCCTGCAATGATTTATGCTTATGCCTTGATGTGGAGAAGTTGATATGCTATATTTGCAATCCTTTTACAAACCACTTTGCTGCACTCCCTCCTCTACCTTCCAGACCTTTACTTGCCGGTTTTACATGTCAGGCTTACTATTGCTCTGGTGGTGCTATCAATTCTGAGTTTAAGTTTGAGGTGGTGGCTGTTTTTGATTACGATCCAACTCTAAGTCGTCCTCACATCATTAAACAAGCGTTTCTCGCCAAATATTTTACATCGGAAAGCATAGAATGGACCAATGCTGTTACAGGATTTATAGAAGCGGATGTGATATTGAATGAGTCTTCGCTCATCTCTCCTGCTGTTCCTCACTGCAATAAAATGTACTGGCTCGTCAAAAATGGGATATTCTACTATGCAGCCTACACGCCCAGGCGCAGGTGCTTTCGTTTTTTACCTAAAAGAACAACTTGGATGCACCTTGGTCTAGGTCGCGACTCATTGCGTTTATTTAAAGTCTACAAAACTCGGATGATAATTAAGGAAATTTATACTCTCAGAAAGTTTTCAATTATCCAAGTCGATTTAAGGAATATGAATATGCCTAATGATCTGAGGAATAGATCCATTACGCAAGGCAAATTTATTGGAAAGGTGATAGGCGTCTCTCCTAATGATCCGGACATTATCTATTTGAATATGGATAAGTGTTGTGTAGTTTCTTGCAATTTAAGAACCGATACTTGGAATAAGTATGATTGCGACACATCCAATCTCGGCATACACAATGTCGTTGTGCTTCCGGTTCCATATTGGCCAACTCCAGTTCTTTCATTCCCATCTCATAGTTAG
- the LOC126670347 gene encoding uncharacterized protein LOC126670347, with translation MDEYIDHLFPSSSWANGDVKERSCWGYSEIDSESNYVVDNCLISGEGQNRNDKVSPVTNGSLKMENMGLQYDIALPELDEMALSSSFNEAKRLGLNGNERFEYQRSFNDMQSLSSMPQSWASASYESVCSLSAGMGQVSTQQFDLQEGNCDMDYMGKRYVSMDQFLQLDKLSQSVPLKDEETLRSYPSSSFSAGSNMTKFELQTPSVAPAGGCHGTGKPRVRARRGQATDPHSIAERLRREKIAERMKNLQELVPNSSKVDKASMLDEIIDYVKYLQLQVKVLSMSRVGAAGAVIPNLTDGQPEGSKRLSFSPSANLATDISPSPDQIALEQEVLKLMESDMTTAIQYLQGKGICLMPTALAAAIPYGKASLSCTTGSDETKKFSFNNDLVHCNGRSRSSSSSSSCSFSGIEAGQMLYDRDIMTEQLSGKGRVGANACSGIIKLEDVKN, from the exons ATGGATGAGTATATTGATCATCTTTTCCCTTCCTCGTCATGGGCAAATGGAGATGTGAAGGAAAGATCGTGTTGGGGCTATAGTGAAATTGATAGTGAGTCAAATTATGTTGTTGACAATTGTTTAATTTCTGGAGAAGGTCAAAACCGCAATGATAAAGTGTCCCCGGTGACAAATGGCAgcttaaaaatggaaaatatgGGCCTGCAGTATGACATAGCTCTTCCGGAGCTTGATGAGATGGCATTGTCTTCTTCCTTTAACGAGGCAAAACGCCTTGGACTCAATGGTAATGAACGATTTGAATACCAGAGGTCCTTCAACGATATGCAAAGTCTATCATCAATGCCACAATCATGGGCTTCAGCATCGTATGAGAGTGTTTGTTCTTTATCTGCTGGGATGGGACAAGTCTCAACTCAACAATTTGACCTTCAAGAAGGAAATTGCGATATGGACTACATGGGAAAAAGATACGTAAGCATGGATCAATTTCTGCAACTTGATAAACTGTCTCAATCAGTTCCCTTGAAG GATGAGGAAACTTTGCGTAGTTATCCGTCGTCTTCTTTCTCAGCTGGCTCCAATATGACAAAATTTGAACTGCAGACTCCTTCAGTTGCTCCAGCTGGCGGCTGCCACGGAACGGGAAAGCCCCGTGTAAGAGCACGACGTGGCCAAGCCACTGATCCACACAGTATCGCTGAAAGG CTTCGGAGGGAAAAGATTGCTGAAAGAATGAAGAATCTGCAAGAACTTGTGCCTAATTCTAGCAAG GTCGACAAAGCGTCTATGCTGGATGAGATCATAGACTATGTCAAATATCTTCAGCTTCAAGTGAAG GTTCTTAGCATGAGCAGGGTCGGAGCAGCCGGAGCTGTCATTCCTAACCTCACAGATGGTCAACCTGAG GGTTCCAAAAGGCTGTCTTTCTCGCCATCTGCTAATCTGGCGACTGACATTTCTCCGTCTCCAGACCAAATTGCCCTTGAGCAAGAAGTTTTGAAGCTCATGGAATCGGATATGACTACAGCCATACAATATCTTCAAGGTAAAGGCATCTGCCTCATGCCAACAGCTCTTGCTGCCGCGATACCCTATGGAAAGGCATCATTATCATGTACCACAGGTTCTGATGAGACAAAGAAATTTAGCTTCAACAACGATCTTGTTCACTGTAATGGTCGCAGccgcagcagcagcagcagtagCAGCTGCAGCTTTTCTGGCATTGAAGCCGGTCAAATGTTATATGACCGTGATATTATGACTGAGCAGCTCAGCGGCAAAGGCAGAGTAGGAGCTAATGCTTGCAGTGGGATTATCAAGCTAGAAGATGTGAAGAATTAG
- the LOC126667224 gene encoding E3 ubiquitin-protein ligase RSL1-like, protein MEFQQILVTEESQHTQIPKQEQKSSKKRLKLAEKPAIVQIDDDFDEFPGFFYTPNSNKGNNIKSPISVEHYSKKIDLKPNKNKLHFIDLNQDYCFIDDIDDYDENDDLRILNFTPLSTTQIKKNKNKRIFTNSMTEKGQSSKTNKTPEFTCEICVETKFQTESFSIQGCTHAYCNDCTAKYIASKLEENVSTISCPVSGCSGFLELEYCHKILGSDVFDRWGSALCEALIVGSQKFYCPYKDCSLMLINDEEGEVIRESECPNCRRLFCAVCKVPWHSGIDCDKFQTLHKDEREMEDIMLLQLAENKQWRRCPACKIYVEKTQGCNYMKCRCGASFCYRCGTTNINIQQHYCLVCKG, encoded by the exons ATGGAATTCCAACAGATTTTAGTCACTGAAGAGTCCCAACACACACAAATTccaaaacaagaacaaaaaagCTCAAAAAAGAGACTAAAACTGGCAGAAAAACCAGCGATTGTGCAGATAGACGACGATTTTGATGAGTTTCCTGGGTTTTTTTACACACCCAACTCGAATAAAGGTAACAATATCAAGTCTCCAATCTCTGTTGAACACTACAGTAAAAAAATTGACCTCAAACCCAACAAAAATAAACTCCATTTTATTGATCTCAATCAAGATTATTGCTTTATAGATGATATTGATGATTATGATGAAAATGATGATCTTAGAATACTAAATTTCACACCTTTATCCACTACCCAgatcaaaaaaaacaaaaacaagagaATTTTCACCAATTCAATGACTGAAAAGGGCCAATCTTCAAAAACCAACAAAACCCCTGAATTTACCTGTGAAATTTGTGTTGAAACCAAGTTTCAAACTGAGTCATTCTCCATACAAGGTTGTACTCATGCTTACTGTAATGACTGTACAGCCAAGTATATAGCTTCAAAGTTAGAAGAAAATGTGAGCACTATTAGTTGTCCTGTGTCGGGCTGTTCGGGTTTTTTAGAGCTCGAGTATTGCCATAAAATTCTCGGTTCTGATGTGTTTGATAGATGGGGTAGTGCTTTATGTGAGGCTTTGATTGTTGGGTCTCAGAAATTTTATTGTCCTTATAAGGATTGTtctttgatgttgattaatgaTGAGGAAGGGGAAGTTATAAGGGAATCGGAGTGTCCGAATTGTCGGAGATTGTTTTGTGCGGTTTGTAAGGTTCCTTGGCATTCGGGGATTGATTGTGATAAGTTTCAGACGTTGCATAAGGATGAAAGGGAGATGGAAGATATAATGTTGTTGCAGTTAGCTGAGAATAAACAATGGAGGAGATGTCCTGCCTGTAAGATTTATGTGGAGAAGACACAAGGTTGTAATTACATGAAATGCAg GTGTGGAGCTTCTTTCTGCTATCGGTGTGGAACTACTAATATTAATATCCAGCAGCATTACTGTTTAGTATGCAAAGGATAA
- the LOC126667959 gene encoding AT-rich interactive domain-containing protein 4: MMFHGQGPSRNNCSLLAVVCGSKTLDYKQKQPLNGDSKPKYPFPELASSGRLEVQVLTSPSTDEFRRVVQSSEPNIVYLQGELTEDDEEVGSLRWGDADLSTSEDLCDLFGSSLPQTVYLEIPDGESLAEALYSKGVPYVIYWRSAFTCYAAAHFRQAFLSVIQSSCSNTYDAFQLAHASFRLYCVRNNSGLSSSNQKISGKPGPRLLGDPPKIDITLPEADVQDEESSSGTLPAIKIYDDDVTMRFLVCGMPCTLDACLLGSLEDGLNALLNIEIRGSKLHSRTSAPPPPLQAGAFSRGVVTMRCDLSTCNSAHISLLVSGSAQACFNDQLLENHIKNELIENSQLVQALPSSDENTLPPSEPRKSASIGCGASVFEVCLKVPTWASQVLRQLAPDVSYRSLVMLGIASIQGLSVASFEKEDAQRLLFFCVKQGKEICSNNSIQTKPPSWLVPPAPCRKRSEPCRETKPFNSLGIGRVNGRIVKQKVNVAAMRPIPHTRHHKMMPFSGFAEGERFDGEQGKPSLPVAPAKHGVAGPAPISHRKTLSSSYQAQQIISLNPLPLKKHGCGRAPIQACVEEEFLRDVMQFLVLRGHSRLVPQGGLAEFPDAILNAKRLDLFNLYREVVSRGGFHVGNGINWKGQVFSKMRNHTLTNRMTGVGNTLKRHYETYLLEYELAHDDVDGECCLLCHSSAAGDWVNCGICGEWAHFGCDRRQGLGAFKDYAKTDGLEYICPHCSVANFRKKSQKTSNGY, from the exons ATGATGTTTCATGGTCAAGGTCCTTCAAGGAATAATTGCAGTCTTCTTGCTGTTGTCTGTGGTAGTAAAACCCTTGATTATAAGCAGAAGCAGCCTCTGAACGGTGATAGTAAACCTAAATACCCTTTTCCTGAGCTTGCTTCTTCGGGGCGTCTTGAG GTCCAGGTACTTACTAGTCCGAGTACTGATGAATTCCGGCGAGTGGTTCAGTCTTCAGAGCCTAATATTGTGTACCTTCAAGGAGAATTAActgaagatgatgaagaagTGGGTTCGTTAAGATGGGGAGATGCCGACTTATCCACTTCAGAAGATTTGTGTGATTTATTTGGTTCCTCATTGCCTCAGACA GTTTATTTAGAGATTCCAGACGGTGAATCATTGGCAGAGGCTCTTTACTCCAAG GGAGTTCCTTATGTTATATATTGGAGAAGTGCATTCACATGTTATGCAGCTGCTCACTTTCGTCAAGCTTTTCTGTCAGTGATTCAAAG TTCTTGCAGCAATACTTATGATGCATTCCAATTAGCTCATGCATCTTTTAGGCTCTACTGTGTAAGAAACAACAGTGGCCTATCTTCCAGTAATCAGAAAATTAGTGGTAAGCCTGGACCAAGGTTGCTTGGAGACCCACCAAAGATTGACATCACTCTGCCTGAAGCAGATGTTCAGGATGAAGAAAGTTCTTCTGGGACTCTTCCTGCCATAAAGATATACGATGACGATGTGACCATGAGGTTTCTTGTTTGTGGAATGCCATGCACCCTG GATGCTTGCTTGTTGGGATCTTTGGAGGATGGACTAAATGCCCTTTTAAACATTGAA ATTCGTGGCAGTAAACTTCATAGTAGGACAAG TGCTCCACCACCTCCACTTCAGGCAGGGGCATTTTCTCGTGGTGTAGTGACCATGCGATGTGATTTATCTACCTGTAATTCAGCTCATATATCTCTATTAGTATCTGGCAGTGCACAGGCTTGTTTCAATGATCAG CTTTTGGAGAATCATATCAAGAATGAGCTTATTGAGAATAGTCAGCTAGTCCAAGCATTGCCTAGCTCCGACGAGAACACGTTGCCGCCATCTGAGCCTCGGAAGTCGGCATCTATAGGATGTGGGGCAAGTGTTTTTGAAGTTTGCCTGAAGGTTCCTACATGGGCTTCACAG GTCTTGCGGCAACTAGCTCCAGATGTTTCTTACCGCAGCTTAGTTATGCTGGGAATTGCTAGTATTCAAGGATTATCTGTGGCTTCTTTTGAAAAAGAAGACGCACAACGCCTCCTTTTCTTTTGTGTAAAGCAAGGGAAAGAGATCTGTTCAAACAACTCTATTCAGACTAAGCCTCCTAGCTGGTTAGTTCCGCCTGCACCTTGTCGAAAAAGATCTGAACCTTGCAGAGAAACTAAACCATTCAATTCCTTGGGTATTGGACGTGTTAATGGAAGAATTGTAAAACAGAAGGTCAATGTTGCTGCAATGAGGCCAATCCCTCACACCAGGCATCATAAGATGATGCCTTTTTCTGGATTTGCTGAGGGTGAAAGATTTGATGGTGAGCAAGGGAAGCCTAGCTTGCCAGTTGCTCCTGCAAAGCATGGTGTAGCTGGCCCAGCTCCCATCTCACACCGGAAAACTTTGTCGAGTTCCTATCAGGCTCAACAAATTATTTCTCTAAATCCATTACCCCTGAAGAAACATGGTTGTGGCAGAGCACCTATACAAGCTTGCGTAGAG GAAGAATTTTTGAGGGATGTGATGCAGTTCCTTGTCCTTCGTGGTCACAGTCGCCTGGTGCCTCAAGGTGGACTGGCAGAGTTTCCTGACGCCATTCTTAATGCTAAACGCCTTGACCTTTTCAATTTGTATAGAGAG GTTGTTTCAAGAGGAGGTTTCCATGTTGGGAATGGCATCAACTGGAAAGGACAGGTTTTCTCCAAGATGCGGAATCATACATTGACCAATAGAATGACT GGGGTTGGAAATACATTGAAAAGACATTACGAAACTTACCTTCTAGAATATGAATTAGCTCACGATGACGTAGATGGAGAATGCTGCTTGTTGTGCCACAG TAGTGCAGCTGGTGATTGGGTGAACTGTGGAATTTGTGGCGAATGGGCTCACTTTGGTTGTGATAGGAGGCAGGGGCTCGGTGCCTTTAAG GATTATGCTAAGACGGACGGGCTGGAGTACATATGTCCGCACTGCAGCGTTGCAAATTTCAGAAAGAAATCTCAGAAAACATCAAATGGATATTAA